A stretch of Prunus dulcis chromosome 6, ALMONDv2, whole genome shotgun sequence DNA encodes these proteins:
- the LOC117629903 gene encoding fructose-bisphosphate aldolase, cytoplasmic isozyme 1, which yields MSAFVGKYAEELIKNAKYIATPGKGILAADESTGTIGKRLSSINVENIESNRQALRELLFTSPNALTYLSGVILFEETLYQKTTDGKPFVEVLQENNVIPGIKVDKGTVELAGTNGETTTQGFDSLGARCAQYYKAGARFAKWRAVLKIGPTEPSELSIQQNAQGLARYAIICQENGLVPIVEPEILTDGDHDIKKNAAVTETVLAAVYKALNEHHVLLEGTLLKPNMVTPGSDSPKVTPEVIAEYTVTALRRTVPAAVPGIVFLSGGQSEEEATLNLDAMNKLDVLKPWTLSFSFGRALQASTLKTWGGKKENVGKAQETFLTRCKANSDATLGKYGGGSADGLASESLFVKGYKY from the exons ATGTCAGCCTTTGTTGGCAAATATGCtg AGGAGCTTATAAAGAATGCCAAGTACATTGCCACCCCAGGGAAGGGCATATTGGCAGCAGATGAGAGCACGGGCACCATTGGCAAGCGTCTATCCAGCATCAATGTCGAGAACATTGAGTCCAACCGCCAAGCACTCCGTGAACTTCTCTTCACCTCCCCCAATGCCCTAACCTACCTCTCAGGTGTCATTCTCTTCGAGGAGACCTTGTACCAGAAGACCACTGATGGCAAACCCTTCGTCGAAGTCCTCCAGGAAAACAATGTCATTCCAG GTATCAAAGTTGACAAGGGTACCGTTGAGTTAGCTGGAACAAATGGAGAAACTACGACTCAGGGCTTTGACTCTCTGGGAGCTAGGTGCGCACAGTACTACAAGGCCGGTGCCCGGTTTGCCAAGTGGCGCGCCGTGCTCAAGATTGGACCCACTGAGCCCTCTGAATTATCTATTCAGCAGAATGCACAGGGGTTGGCTCGCTATGCCATCATCTGCCAGGAGAATGGACTGGTGCCAATTGTCGAGCCAGAGATTTTGACTGATGGGGACCATGACATCAAGAAAAATGCAGCTGTCACTGAAACTGTGCTTGCAGCAGTTTACAAGGCTCTCAATGAGCATCATGTTCTTCTTGAAGGCACACTCCTTAAGCCCAACATGGTCACACCAGGCTCTGACAGCCCAAAG GTTACACCCGAGGTGATTGCTGAGTACACAGTGACTGCACTGCGCCGGACAGTCCCAGCAGCAGTGCCCGGGATTGTGTTTCTGTCCGGAGGACAGAGTGAGGAGGAGGCAACGCTGAATCTGGATGCAATGAACAAGTTGGATGTGTTGAAGCCATGGACTCTTTCGTTCTCGTTTGGGCGAGCTTTGCAAGCAAGCACACTTAAGACTTGGGGTGGGAAGAAGGAGAATGTTGGGAAAGCTCAGGAGACATTCTTGACAAGGTGCAAGGCTAACTCAGACGCCACTCTTGGAAAGTACGGTGGAGGAAGTGCTGATGGATTGGCTTCTGAGAGTTTGTTTGTTAAGGGATACAAGTACTAG
- the LOC117632087 gene encoding sufE-like protein 1, chloroplastic/mitochondrial has translation MSSSSSISSSFRLFTAKLPSSIINPKAFLASSAKHPNLSFFKRPITFQRIPTISSSKLPSASAAASAASSASSPMSLQSIEELPPKLQEIVKLFQSVQESKAKYEQLLFYGKNLKPLDDQFKTKQNKVEGCVSQVWVRAYLDSDKNVYFEADSDSVLTKGLAALLVNGLSGRPVDEVLRVSPDFAVLLGLQQSLTPSRNNGFLNMLKLMQKKGYELLVEEENGVSSSNLGAKSENSFKKVKFGLNSEVGGENNSTLGSKVDGVIEDLGVGLGSKEDIKQLELVASVTNEDESNSGDLGSRGKRIKERLERGLSPIELEVEDISNQHAGHAGVRGSDGETHFNVKVVSKEFEGKSLVKRHRLIYGLLQEELQSGLHALSIVAKTPSELSGK, from the coding sequence ATGTCGTCGTCTTCTTCAATCTCATCGTCGTTTAGATTATTCACAGCCAAACTCCCAAGCTCCATTATAAACCCAAAAGCCTTCTTAGCCTCATCGGCAAAACACCCAAACCTCTCTTTCTTCAAAAGGCCCATCACTTTCCAAAGAATACCAACCATATCCTCATCGAAATTACCATCTGCATCAGCTGCGGCATCAGCTGCATCTTCGGCTTCAAGCCCGATGTCTCTGCAATCCATTGAAGAGCTTCCACCAAAGCTTCAAGAGATAGTTAAGCTCTTCCAGTCCGTACAAGAATCGAAGGCCAAGTACGAGCAGCTCTTGTTCTACGGCAAGAACCTCAAGCCTTTAGATGACCAATTCAAAACGAAGCAAAACAAGGTCGAGGGTTGTGTCTCTCAGGTCTGGGTCAGGGCCTACCTTGACTCGGACAAGAACGTATATTTCGAGGCCGATTCCGACTCGGTACTCACCAAGGGACTCGCTGCTCTGCTCGTCAATGGCCTCTCTGGTCGCCCAGTCGATGAGGTTTTGCGGGTCTCGCCTGATTTCGCGGTCCTTCTGGGGCTTCAGCAGAGCTTAACGCCTTCGAGGAATAATGGGtttttgaatatgttgaagttGATGCAGAAAAAGGGTTATGAATTGCTcgtggaagaagaaaatggagtAAGTAGCTCAAATTTGGGggcaaaaagtgaaaatagttttaaaaaagtaaaatttggaTTGAATTCTGAGGTGGGTGGTGAAAATAATTCGACTTTGGGTTCGAAAGTTGATGGTGTTATCGAGGATTTGGGTGTTGGATTAGGTTCTAAAGAAGATATTAAGCAATTGGAACTAGTGGCAAGTGTTACGAATGAAGATGAGTCAAATTCGGGTGATTTGGGGAGCAGAGGGAAGAGAATTAAGGAGAGATTGGAAAGAGGGCTTAGTCCTATTGAATTGGAAGTAGAAGATATCTCTAATCAGCATGCCGGACACGCCGGTGTTAGAGGAAGTGATGGTGAGACACATTTCAATGTGAAAGTTGTGTCTAAAGAGTTTGAAGGGAAGAGTTTAGTTAAGAGGCATAGGCTCATTTATGGTTTGTTGCAAGAAGAGTTGCAGAGTGGACTACATGCATTGTCGATAGTGGCCAAAACACCATCTGAATTGAGTGGAAAGTGA
- the LOC117632088 gene encoding uncharacterized protein LOC117632088, whose protein sequence is MTNKLVPLSLSIKSVFSFTCFNQFPNLFKETIIFLFPLHYLVQLSFLLVIHSPDMSTLPPPPPSPIPPSPLPQPPAQRHIRHSPQAPRQTTPVSLNQIIISKLATNRKVPAPDAIDQVSSKSTKQPILRQPQRTKPLIWCCAIVCLIFSLILIIFGIATLIIFLVVKPKTPLFDIPNASLNTIYFDSPEYFNGDFTFLANFSNPNRKIDIRFEYLDLELYFSDRLIATQSLGPFTQRPGEGRLGSVRLISSLVYLPENHAVALRTQMPITDDGPTNWCFSCAKLQN, encoded by the exons ATGACAAACAAATTGGTCCCACTATCCCTCTCAATCAAAAGCGTCTTTTCCTTTACTTGCTTTAATCAATttcctaatttatttaaagaaacaatTATCTTCCTCTTCCCCCTTCATTACTTGGTTCAGCTGTCTTTTCTCCTGGTTATTCATTCTCCAGATATGTCAACTCtcccacctccacctccatctCCAATTCCACCTTCACCTCTACCTCAACCCCCAGCGCAGAGGCATATCCGACACTCACCCCAAGCCCCACGGCAAACCACACCGGTCTCTCTCAACCAAATTATCATATCAAAGCTTGCTACAAATCGAAAAGTTCCAGCACCTGATGCAATAGATCAGGTCTCCAGTAAATCAACAAAGCAACCAATACTCCGGCAACCTCAACGGACCAAGCCACTTATATGGTGTTGTGCAATTGTGTGTCTTATATTCAGCCTTATTCTTATCATCTTTGGAATTGCAACTTTGATCATCTTCCTAGTTGTTAAACCAAAAACTCCGTTGTTTGACATCCCCAATGCAAGCCTCAACACCATATACTTTGACTCACCAGAGTATTTCAATGGTGACTTCACTTTCCTGGCAAATTTCTCCAACCCAAATCGGAAAATCGATATAAGATTTGAGTACCTGGATCTGGAGCTTTACTTTTCTGACAGGCTCATAGCAACTCAATCTCTTGGACCTTTCACTCAAAGACCTGGAGAAGGAAGGTTGGGATCAGTTCGCTTAATATCAAGCTTGGTTTACTTGCCTGAGAATCACGCTGTGGCTCTTCGAACACAG ATGCCAATTACAGATGACGGGCCCACCAACTGGTGTTTTAGTTGCGCGAAGTTGCAAAACtaa